From the genome of Thiovibrio frasassiensis:
ATTTCCTTTAGCCAGAGCGTGTTACCGCTGATTATACGAACATTTTCTCCCGGACGAACCCGCCGGACTCACCGACAACGATGCGCCTGCTCCGTTGTCATACCCCCCAGAGGATTCTTACCCCCACATGGACACATCCGCCCCGGACTCCGGCGACTCACCGTTCAAGCGCATCCTCAATTTCTTTGGCATCAACCGCGCACCCGACACCACAGAAGACATTGAACATGAAATACAGGAACTTCTCGATGACGGGGAAGAACAGGGACTGATCACCCGAGAAGAAGGGGAGATGATCTCCAGTATCCTTGAGTTTCGGGATACCTTGGTCCGCGAGATCATGACCCCGAGAAGCGACATGGTCAGCGCCGAGGCTCAGGTCTCGGCCGCCGACCTCATCCAACTGATCACCGATGAGGGGTATACGAGAATCCCCATCTACCAGGATTCTCCGGACAACATCATCGGCATCCTCCATGCCAAGGATCTGCTGCCCTTCTGCCTCAACGCTGCCAAGATGCCGGCGGCCTCGGAACTGGTCAAACCGGCTTTTTTCGTGCTCGACACCCGCAAGATCGTCAACCTGCTCAAGGATTTCCAGAGCCAAAAAGGCCATCTCGCCGTGGTTACCGATGAATTCGGCAGCGTCCGCGGCCTGGTGACCCTGGAAGACGTGCTGGAAGAAATCGTCGGCGAGATCCGCGACGAATACGATAAGGCGGAAAAACGCTGGAAGGTGGTGAACGAACACATGCTGCTCACCGATGCCAAGGTCAATCTCGAAGAAGTGGAGGACTTTTTTGGCATTACCCTGCCGGAGGGCCCTTACGAATCGGTGGGCGGATTGATCATCCACCAGCTTGACCGGGTGCCGCCGGTGGGAGCCACCATGCTCATCAACTCCCTGGTTTTTGAAGTAGTCTCCGCCGACCGGCGGCGCATCCACACCGTAAAAATCCAGAACAAACTCGACTGATGGTTTCCTTGCTCCCACGCTCCGAAAGCCAGGGCCATTTGGGCAAGGGTGCCCTGCTGGCGTTGCTCTCCAGCGCTCTGTTATTTTTGGCCTCGCCGGGACCCTTTGCCCTTCCCCAGCTCGCCTGGCTAGCACTGGCTCCCCTTTTCTGGGCCCTTGACAGCCAAACGCCGCGCCGCGCCGCCCTGCTCGGCCTTATCTGCGGCC
Proteins encoded in this window:
- a CDS encoding hemolysin family protein, translating into MDTSAPDSGDSPFKRILNFFGINRAPDTTEDIEHEIQELLDDGEEQGLITREEGEMISSILEFRDTLVREIMTPRSDMVSAEAQVSAADLIQLITDEGYTRIPIYQDSPDNIIGILHAKDLLPFCLNAAKMPAASELVKPAFFVLDTRKIVNLLKDFQSQKGHLAVVTDEFGSVRGLVTLEDVLEEIVGEIRDEYDKAEKRWKVVNEHMLLTDAKVNLEEVEDFFGITLPEGPYESVGGLIIHQLDRVPPVGATMLINSLVFEVVSADRRRIHTVKIQNKLD